One window from the genome of Lacerta agilis isolate rLacAgi1 chromosome 16, rLacAgi1.pri, whole genome shotgun sequence encodes:
- the LOC117060949 gene encoding LOW QUALITY PROTEIN: ATPase inhibitor, mitochondrial-like (The sequence of the model RefSeq protein was modified relative to this genomic sequence to represent the inferred CDS: substituted 1 base at 1 genomic stop codon), translating into MAAVGSILRCGFRGALALPQQQRAWSSGADXLGEVGKGAGKGGGGGGTVREAGGAFGKREAAMEEHYFREKEREQLAELKKHHEDEIQHQKKEIERLQKEIERHKYKLKKLTDDD; encoded by the coding sequence ATGGCTGCGGTGGGTTCCATACTGAGGTGCGGTTTTCGAGGAGCCCTGGCGTTGCCCCAGCAACAGCGGGCCTGGAGCTCTGGCGCCGACTAGCTGGGCGAGGTGGGCAAAGGTGCTGGGAAGGGCGGCGGCGGAGGTGGGACCGTCCGTGAGGCTGGCGGGGCCTTTGGGAAGCGGGAAGCCGCCATGGAGGAGCACTACttcagggagaaagagagagaacagttGGCAGAATTGAAAAAACATCATGAAGATGAAATACAACATCAGAAGAAAGAAATAGAGCGCCTGCAGAAGGAAATTGAACGTCATAAGTACAAGCTCAAGAAGCTTACTGATGATGATTAA
- the LAG3 gene encoding lymphocyte activation gene 3 protein, which translates to MTLLFFFWTIVLNLQLAIAQNVPCAPGKACRVWAEEGGRALLPCHLSRRRLKSSSRQLYKGLALRWVHHGDSSHRERHLVLMVEPSGVKKMARSTMHRATVWDPGFIRGNFSLRIEPLRKEDAGTYVAVVKFAKEVLHCQLQLGVVSVTPDSPGPLIESEPIQLTCNSTHPETPQKIRWFHAGLLIASSGRFYSLNQTLIISRSFRSDSGPWVCELTFADGERIYATYNLKVIGFAEPAVSVVYAAAGSDAQLPCLLNDNPTDYGISRVAVHWSYTARREPRAISTQSNGSNRNFILHLPAVGLDDAGRYTCEITIQGTNITKNITLAVMTVTPSIEGIIMEGSHLQLTCNLSYYTGKEHFTWKYLGLNPTNMSWPEAASKSFGLLSQGSTLEFSQVLPNDTGTWECSVYGRDGMSGLVQYHLEIAGARIALVQPRAAEKITVGLIAFFVILVCILAFTCLKRRTRSRNFPALDLMLASALPGKEVKDEGQEEKGLQI; encoded by the exons ATGACTTTACTATTCTTCTTCTGGACTATTGTCCTCAATCTGCAGCTGGCTATTG CCCAAAATGTTCCTTGTGCACCAGGAAAAGCATGTAGGGTGTGGGCTGAAGAAGGCGGACGTGCTTTGCTTCCTTGTCACCTGAGTCGTCGGAGGTTGAAGAGCAGCTCCAGGCAGCTGTACAAGGGATTAGCTCTTCGCTGGGTGCATCATGGAGACAG CTCCCACAGGGAACGCCACTTGGTGCTCATGGTGGAGCCAAGCGGTGTCAAGAAAATGGCCCGTTCCACGATGCACCGAGCAACCGTCTGGGACCCTGGCTTCATCCGTGGGAATTTTTCGCTCAGGATTGAGCCACTGCGGAAAGAGGACGCAGGAACCTACGTGGCCGTGGTGAAATTTGCCAAAGAGGTGTTGCACTGCCAGCTGCAGCTTGGCGTGGTGTCAG tGACGCCTGATTCTCCTGGTCCCCTGATTGAGTCTGAACCTATCCAGTTAACCTGCAACTCCACACATCCAGAAACCCCCCAAAAGATACGCTGGTTCCATGCAGGTCTTCTCATCGCCAGCTCTGGTCGGTTCTATTCCCTGAACCAGACTCTGATTATCTCCAGATCATTCAGGAGTGATTCTGGGCCCTGGGTCTGTGAACTCACCTTTGCAGATGGGGAGAGAATTTATGCCACGTACAACCTGAAAGTCATAG GATTTGCTGAGCCAGCCGTATCTGTAGTCTATGCTGCAGCAGGATCTGATGCCCAGCTGCCCTGCCTCCTGAACGACAATCCCACGGACTATGGCATTTCTAGGGTGGCAGTTCATTGGAGCTACACAGCAAGGAGAGAACCAAGGGCAATATCCACCCAAAGTAACGGAAGCAACAGAAATTTTATCCTCCATCTTCCTGCAGTGGGTCTTGATGATGCAGGCCGGTACACCTGTGAGATCACCATTCAAGGAACAAACATCACGAAGAACATCACACTGGCAGTAATGACAG TCACCCCAAGCATTGAGGGGATCATCATGGAGGGATCTCACCTGCAACTCACCTGCAATCTCAGCTACTACACAGGAAAGGAGCATTTTACGTGGAAGTACCTTGGTTTGAATCCCACAAACATGTCTTGGCCAGAGGCTGCCTCCAAGAGTTTTGGGCTCCTAAGCCAAGGCTCGACCCTGGAGTTTTCTCAGGTGTTGCCCAATGATACAGGTACCTGGGAATGCAGTGTCTATGGCCGAGATGGGATGTCAGGATTGGTGCAGTACCACCTTGAAATTGCAG GTGCCCGGATTGCCCTTGTGCAGCCCAGAGCAGCAGAGAAGATCACTGTGGGGCTGATTGCCTTCTTTGTTATTCTAGTCTGCATCCTTGCTTTCACCTGCTTGAAACGAAGA ACACGCTCCCGAAACTTCCCAGCATTGGATCTGATGCTAGCTTCCGCTTTGCCGGGGAAAGAAGTAAAGGATGAAGGCCAGGAGGAGAAGGGCCTGCAGATTTAA